From a single Bacillus sp. NEB1478 genomic region:
- a CDS encoding adenylate kinase has product MYLVLMGLPGAGKGTQAERIVEKYGIPHISTGDMFRAAIKEETPLGLEAKSYMDAGNLVPDEVTIGIVRDRLSKADCEKGFLLDGFPRTVAQAEALEEITNELGRKIDYVLNISVDSDKLMQRLTGRRICQTCGSTYHVIFNPPKVEGVCDKDGGTLIQRQDDNEETVRNRLDVNMKQAKPLLDFYGDKGYLKNIIGDQDIDKVFQDIDQLIGGLAK; this is encoded by the coding sequence ATGTATCTAGTCTTAATGGGTTTACCCGGCGCAGGTAAGGGTACTCAAGCAGAAAGAATTGTTGAGAAATACGGAATTCCGCATATTTCTACCGGAGATATGTTCCGGGCTGCAATTAAAGAGGAAACTCCTCTAGGACTTGAGGCAAAATCGTACATGGATGCGGGTAACCTCGTTCCAGACGAAGTTACAATCGGTATCGTACGTGACCGACTTTCTAAAGCTGACTGTGAAAAAGGATTTTTACTAGATGGTTTCCCACGGACAGTAGCCCAAGCGGAAGCACTGGAAGAGATCACAAATGAGCTAGGCCGAAAAATTGACTATGTACTAAACATTTCAGTGGATTCGGATAAACTTATGCAGCGCTTAACAGGTCGTCGGATTTGCCAAACATGCGGAAGCACGTATCATGTAATATTCAACCCGCCAAAGGTTGAAGGAGTATGTGATAAAGACGGCGGTACGCTTATCCAACGTCAAGATGATAATGAAGAGACCGTTCGAAACCGTTTGGATGTGAACATGAAGCAGGCAAAACCATTGCTTGATTTTTATGGTGATAAAGGTTACCTGAAAAACATTATTGGTGATCAGGATATCGACAAAGTCTTTCAAGACATTGACCAACTTATTGGGGGATTGGCGAAATGA
- the secY gene encoding preprotein translocase subunit SecY, producing the protein MIQSISNIFRVGDLRNKILFTLAMLVVFRLGTFIPVPGVNRDVLQFSSGNSANIFGFLNTFGGGALKNFSIFAMGIMPYITASIIVQLLQMDVVPKFTEWSKQGEVGRKKLAQFTRYGTIVLGFIQAIGMSIGFNNLFPGLIQDPSITTYLFIALVLTAGTAFLMWLGEQITLKGIGNGISVLIFAGIAAAIPTAVNQLFTTQFKGGSDQMFMHIVTIALLAIAIVLIIMGVIFIQQGVRKIPIQYAKRVVGTKPVGGQSTHLPIKVNAAGVIPVIFAISLLITPRTVAGFFGQNNVTTWIINTFDYTKPVGMIIYALLIIGFSYFYTFIQVNPEQMAENLKKQGGYIPGIRPGANTQTYITRILYRLTFVGSLFLAAIAVLPVVFTAIPGLNLPPAIQIGGTSLLIVVGVALDTMKQIESQLIKRHYKGFIK; encoded by the coding sequence ATGATCCAGTCAATCTCCAACATTTTTCGTGTGGGTGATCTGAGAAACAAGATATTGTTTACACTTGCAATGCTGGTGGTGTTCCGTCTTGGAACATTCATCCCGGTACCTGGTGTGAACCGCGATGTTTTACAATTTAGTTCGGGCAACAGTGCTAACATATTTGGTTTTCTAAATACGTTTGGCGGTGGAGCGTTGAAAAACTTCTCCATTTTCGCTATGGGTATCATGCCGTACATTACAGCATCGATCATCGTGCAGCTTTTGCAGATGGACGTTGTTCCTAAATTTACGGAGTGGAGTAAGCAAGGTGAGGTTGGGCGAAAGAAATTAGCTCAATTCACACGCTATGGAACGATCGTTCTTGGTTTTATCCAAGCAATCGGTATGTCTATCGGTTTTAACAATCTATTTCCAGGACTTATACAAGACCCTAGCATTACAACGTATCTATTTATCGCGTTAGTTTTAACTGCAGGTACTGCATTTTTAATGTGGTTAGGTGAACAGATTACCCTAAAAGGAATTGGAAACGGAATTTCAGTTCTGATTTTTGCGGGGATTGCCGCTGCTATTCCTACAGCAGTTAATCAGCTTTTCACAACGCAATTCAAAGGTGGAAGCGATCAGATGTTTATGCACATCGTTACGATTGCCCTGCTTGCGATAGCGATTGTACTCATCATAATGGGTGTTATTTTTATTCAACAAGGTGTTCGGAAAATCCCGATTCAGTATGCAAAACGTGTCGTTGGAACAAAGCCTGTTGGAGGCCAGTCAACACATTTACCGATTAAAGTTAATGCGGCAGGTGTAATACCGGTTATCTTCGCGATTTCTTTGCTTATTACACCGAGAACTGTTGCAGGATTCTTTGGTCAGAATAATGTAACGACATGGATTATCAACACGTTTGACTACACGAAACCAGTCGGAATGATTATATATGCGCTCCTAATTATCGGGTTCTCGTATTTCTATACGTTTATCCAGGTAAATCCGGAGCAAATGGCGGAAAACTTGAAAAAGCAGGGTGGATACATTCCTGGTATTCGTCCAGGAGCTAACACTCAAACTTATATAACAAGAATTCTGTATCGATTAACGTTTGTTGGATCACTATTCCTTGCTGCAATTGCAGTACTTCCAGTTGTCTTTACAGCAATTCCAGGTTTGAATCTTCCGCCAGCCATTCAAATTGGTGGAACAAGCTTGCTGATTGTTGTAGGTGTGGCATTAGACACCATGAAGCAAATTGAGAGTCAGCTGATTAAGCGACACTACAAAGGCTTCATTAAATAG